A window of Methanobacteriaceae archaeon contains these coding sequences:
- a CDS encoding phosphate ABC transporter substrate-binding protein has protein sequence MDTKYIIGAIVIIVVIIGVALYAGGAFTKPEGKITIVGSTSVQPVAEKLAEAYHNANPDVNITVQGGGSSVGLKSVQDGTAQIGTYSSKLSSEKAPGIEQYVIANDGICIIVNKDSNVTDLTADQVKEIFAGNDSSYTVVTREEGSGTRDAFIDLIMGGKNGTNITKSAIVQSSTDAVKQAVAGNPNAIGFMSLADVDDSVKVVKIDGVEPSEATVKDGSYKIQRPFLFLTKGAATGVTLEFINWCLSAEGQKIVQEEGAVPV, from the coding sequence GTGGATACCAAATACATAATCGGAGCTATTGTCATAATAGTAGTAATAATAGGTGTTGCCCTCTATGCCGGAGGTGCCTTTACCAAACCCGAAGGTAAAATAACAATCGTTGGTTCAACTTCAGTGCAGCCAGTTGCAGAGAAGCTAGCCGAAGCTTACCATAATGCAAATCCAGATGTGAACATAACCGTTCAAGGTGGAGGTTCATCTGTAGGACTTAAGAGTGTACAGGATGGTACAGCACAAATCGGTACATACTCTTCAAAACTGTCCTCAGAAAAAGCACCTGGTATAGAACAATACGTGATTGCAAACGACGGTATATGTATCATAGTAAACAAAGATAGTAACGTCACTGATTTAACAGCAGACCAGGTAAAAGAAATATTCGCTGGTAATGATAGTAGTTACACTGTAGTAACCAGAGAAGAAGGATCCGGTACCAGAGACGCATTTATAGACCTGATAATGGGTGGTAAAAACGGTACAAACATAACCAAATCCGCCATTGTACAGAGTTCAACCGACGCTGTTAAACAGGCTGTAGCAGGTAACCCTAACGCAATTGGTTTCATGTCATTAGCCGATGTGGACGACAGTGTTAAAGTTGTAAAAATCGATGGTGTAGAACCATCAGAAGCAACAGTTAAAGATGGATCCTACAAAATCCAGAGACCATTCCTGTTCCTGACTAAAGGCGCAGCTACTGGTGTAACCCTGGAATTCATTAACTGGTGTTTAAGTGCCGAAGGACAGAAAATCGTTCAAGAAGAAGGAGCAGTACCAGTATAA
- a CDS encoding sugar phosphate isomerase/epimerase, with translation MKKIGVALYNNFQGSQESFFNFLHKLNVDYVEIGKEWIPERDNIGQTRDLLDIYDLKASLHISPQYNLAEFDEKKWKRNILGVLGDLGISYDLQVENAVLHCGWVNRDDITPTAMDEGFERFAEAYHLINDYAKDFCLNIGLENQCTNGYKYYLFQDTDNVNKLEELVGKDISYILDVGHLGRLGLPLNQMMERIEDKLIGIHLHDYDDFGRDHLPVGMGNLKVNELFTMIKGKDLFITIENRSVNHIKYTLLHSPLTVLCHPAYKA, from the coding sequence ATGAAAAAGATTGGTGTGGCTCTTTACAACAATTTTCAAGGTTCACAAGAATCCTTTTTTAATTTCTTACATAAATTAAACGTAGATTACGTGGAAATAGGTAAAGAATGGATCCCGGAGCGTGACAATATCGGGCAGACCAGGGATCTTCTAGATATATATGATTTAAAAGCCAGTCTTCATATCTCTCCCCAGTACAACCTTGCTGAATTTGATGAAAAGAAATGGAAAAGAAACATCCTGGGGGTTTTGGGAGACCTGGGAATTTCCTATGATCTGCAAGTTGAAAACGCGGTCTTGCATTGCGGATGGGTAAACAGGGATGATATAACTCCTACAGCAATGGATGAAGGATTTGAAAGGTTTGCTGAGGCATACCATTTAATTAACGATTATGCAAAGGATTTCTGTTTGAATATTGGTCTGGAAAACCAGTGTACTAACGGATATAAATATTATCTATTCCAGGACACCGATAACGTGAACAAACTGGAGGAACTCGTTGGTAAAGATATCTCTTATATTTTAGATGTGGGACATTTGGGGCGGTTAGGATTACCTTTAAACCAGATGATGGAAAGAATTGAAGATAAACTCATAGGAATACATCTACACGACTACGATGATTTCGGAAGGGATCATCTACCTGTAGGTATGGGTAATTTAAAAGTAAATGAATTATTCACTATGATAAAGGGAAAAGACCTGTTTATTACCATAGAAAACAGGTCAGTCAACCATATTAAATATACTCTTTTACATTCTCCATTAACTGTTTTATGCCATCCAGCCTACAAAGCATAA
- the pstC gene encoding phosphate ABC transporter permease subunit PstC has protein sequence MARNWEEFLVEKVLLLAAISSIIIILLIIGFVIQQGLPAMEQVGPLNFIFGMDWSPSYDIYGVFPMIVGSLGMMALALLFAVPLSIFGAIFLAEVAPKTMRRILKPTIQTLAGIPSVIYGFFGLIVLVPFMRIHFGGSGFSMLTASIILTVMVLPTILSISEDALRSIPLEYKEASLALGATHWQTIKNVIFPAALPGIVTGIILGMGRAIGETMAVIMVAGNTPIIPGSILEPARALTSNIALEMGYALGLHYNALFATGIVLLMMIIVLLVITNYINYKRKVTVGGGYL, from the coding sequence ATGGCAAGGAATTGGGAAGAATTTCTAGTGGAGAAAGTGCTGCTTTTGGCGGCGATATCATCTATCATTATAATACTCCTTATAATCGGATTCGTTATTCAACAGGGCCTTCCAGCAATGGAACAGGTAGGTCCTTTAAACTTCATATTTGGAATGGACTGGAGTCCATCCTATGATATTTACGGCGTTTTCCCCATGATCGTGGGATCACTGGGTATGATGGCACTGGCACTGCTATTCGCCGTTCCATTATCCATTTTTGGTGCCATATTCCTGGCAGAAGTTGCACCAAAAACCATGAGAAGGATTTTAAAGCCAACCATACAAACACTGGCCGGTATACCCTCTGTTATTTACGGTTTTTTCGGTTTAATAGTATTGGTTCCCTTCATGAGGATACACTTTGGAGGCAGCGGTTTCAGTATGTTAACCGCCTCCATCATCCTGACGGTGATGGTGTTACCCACCATCCTGAGTATATCTGAAGATGCCCTCAGGTCCATTCCCCTGGAATATAAAGAGGCATCTCTTGCACTGGGAGCCACCCACTGGCAGACCATCAAGAACGTGATATTCCCGGCAGCACTACCCGGCATAGTAACCGGGATAATCTTAGGGATGGGTAGAGCCATAGGCGAAACCATGGCCGTGATCATGGTAGCCGGTAACACACCCATAATCCCCGGTTCCATACTGGAACCTGCCAGGGCCCTTACCTCTAACATAGCCCTGGAGATGGGTTACGCCCTTGGGCTTCACTATAACGCACTATTCGCTACCGGTATAGTGCTGCTCATGATGATCATAGTTCTACTGGTGATCACCAACTACATCAACTACAAACGTAAAGTTACCGTGGGAGGAGGTTACTTATGA
- the pstA gene encoding phosphate ABC transporter permease PstA — MPRIISPHHAQKIMNVVLWGVGLLAIVILIIIIGYILWNGLPQFSLEFIFGNPVGSGESGGIWPMIVSTFYVTFIALIVATPLGVLAAIWLAEYAGESTLVKAIRFAAETLASIPSIVFGLFGLTFFVVFLQMGFSVLSGGLTLALMAIPTILRTAEVSIEAVPQSYKEGSLALGASKWQTIYRVVIPAAIPGITTGIILGMARAIEETAAILYTVGAALAIPMSIWDPARPLPLHLYILATEGVSLPNAYGTAAVLVLIILIITISTNYLVEKYTKKMMGR, encoded by the coding sequence ATGCCCAGAATCATTTCCCCCCACCATGCCCAGAAAATCATGAACGTAGTTCTCTGGGGAGTGGGCCTTCTAGCCATCGTGATACTCATCATCATAATAGGCTACATCCTTTGGAACGGCCTTCCCCAGTTCTCTCTGGAATTCATCTTTGGTAACCCGGTTGGCTCCGGAGAATCTGGAGGAATCTGGCCTATGATTGTATCCACCTTTTATGTGACCTTCATTGCACTCATAGTAGCCACACCACTGGGAGTACTGGCTGCCATCTGGCTGGCAGAGTATGCTGGAGAGAGTACCTTAGTAAAGGCCATACGGTTCGCCGCCGAAACACTGGCATCCATACCATCCATTGTATTCGGTTTATTTGGACTGACCTTCTTCGTGGTATTCTTACAGATGGGATTTTCAGTCCTTTCAGGAGGTCTGACCTTAGCTCTGATGGCCATCCCCACTATACTGCGAACTGCTGAAGTCTCCATTGAAGCTGTGCCACAATCCTATAAGGAAGGTAGTCTGGCACTGGGAGCTTCTAAGTGGCAGACCATTTATCGAGTAGTTATACCCGCCGCAATACCCGGAATCACCACCGGTATCATTTTGGGTATGGCCAGGGCTATTGAGGAAACAGCTGCTATATTATATACGGTAGGTGCTGCTCTGGCTATTCCTATGTCCATATGGGATCCGGCAAGGCCCCTCCCGTTGCACCTTTATATTCTGGCCACGGAAGGTGTATCACTACCGAATGCTTATGGTACAGCGGCTGTTCTGGTCCTTATAATTTTAATAATAACCATATCCACGAACTATCTAGTGGAAAAATACACTAAAAAGATGATGGGTAGATAG
- a CDS encoding phosphate ABC transporter ATP-binding protein, whose amino-acid sequence MENIIIEVKELNTYFDESHILKDIYLDIPRNAVTSLIGPSGCGKSTFLRTLNRMNDVIPTFKKEGTILLDGKEIYDPDVDVVDLRKRVGMVFQKPNPFPKSIFENVAYGLRVHGNNDKKDLERRVEASLKEAALWDEVKDKLDDSAMGLSGGQQQRLCIARTIAVEPEVILMDEPCSALDPISTTKIEDLIHKLKNEFTIIIVTHNMQQATRVSKYTAFFLHGEIVEKGLTDKIFIEPEDKRTEDYITGRFG is encoded by the coding sequence ATGGAAAATATAATAATTGAAGTTAAAGAATTAAACACATATTTTGATGAATCACACATTTTAAAGGACATATACCTTGACATACCAAGAAATGCCGTAACTTCATTGATTGGGCCGTCGGGATGTGGGAAATCAACCTTTTTGCGAACGTTGAACCGGATGAACGATGTTATTCCAACATTTAAAAAGGAAGGAACCATCCTTTTAGACGGTAAAGAGATTTACGACCCTGATGTAGATGTGGTCGACCTCCGTAAAAGGGTGGGCATGGTCTTCCAGAAGCCAAACCCCTTCCCTAAATCAATCTTTGAAAATGTAGCCTATGGACTGCGAGTTCACGGTAACAACGATAAGAAGGACCTGGAGCGAAGGGTGGAAGCCAGTCTTAAAGAAGCAGCCCTATGGGATGAGGTTAAGGACAAACTTGATGATTCTGCCATGGGACTTTCTGGTGGGCAGCAGCAGAGACTGTGCATAGCCCGGACCATAGCTGTCGAACCAGAAGTAATCCTGATGGACGAACCCTGCTCCGCACTTGATCCCATATCCACCACTAAGATTGAGGATTTGATCCATAAACTCAAAAATGAGTTCACTATAATCATCGTAACCCACAATATGCAGCAGGCTACCCGTGTTTCCAAATATACGGCCTTCTTTTTACATGGAGAAATTGTTGAAAAGGGACTTACCGACAAGATCTTTATTGAACCAGAAGATAAACGAACAGAGGATTACATCACTGGTAGGTTTGGATGA
- a CDS encoding phosphate uptake regulator PhoU, with amino-acid sequence MYNVVLENKLESLTKDVLIYSNQTTDRIDRAVDSYINDDVELARKIIKSTDEINKDSYNIEDGCLKVLGLHQPVAKDLRMGAAILRISIELERINDLSAYISRYTIDSEERNLKIHKPPHLMFMSQTVQNMLKDGVGSLINQDLHLLKRSTKNYNNLQDFYNQMFSEYNELTHGGSQTYLILVGRNLLSMGHHVMGMADRIAYSIVGKRVMHTKLFHNLLMR; translated from the coding sequence ATGTACAACGTGGTATTAGAAAACAAATTAGAATCATTAACCAAGGACGTCCTGATTTACAGTAACCAAACCACCGACCGGATCGATAGAGCAGTAGATAGTTACATAAATGATGATGTGGAACTCGCCAGGAAGATAATCAAATCAACCGATGAGATAAACAAGGATAGTTATAATATAGAAGATGGTTGCCTGAAGGTTCTGGGGCTTCACCAGCCAGTTGCTAAAGATCTCCGTATGGGGGCAGCCATACTTAGAATATCCATAGAGCTGGAGAGGATAAACGACTTATCTGCCTATATTTCAAGGTACACCATAGATTCTGAAGAGAGAAATTTAAAAATCCATAAACCCCCACACCTGATGTTCATGTCCCAGACTGTACAGAACATGCTCAAAGATGGAGTAGGATCCCTGATAAATCAAGACCTACATCTACTGAAACGTTCCACAAAAAATTACAACAATTTACAGGACTTCTACAACCAGATGTTTTCCGAATACAATGAACTTACCCATGGAGGCTCACAGACCTATTTAATCCTTGTTGGGAGAAACTTGCTCAGTATGGGGCATCACGTCATGGGAATGGCTGATAGAATAGCTTACTCTATTGTCGGGAAACGTGTGATGCATACTAAACTTTTCCATAACCTTTTAATGAGGTGA
- a CDS encoding DUF2226 domain-containing protein, translating into MWFPSCEPEMVIRGNLKKTHIPDLGYIRFIDKGNESILFISEEKIVGAWYLDIDTLEEYYETKAMKLMMIRPESKVEIYKMNDKLFNTILELNEECKLSLPVELDFIIDKYDANNPVDRDKLLLKYGIRDPSENDLDTLIKEYTK; encoded by the coding sequence ATGTGGTTTCCTTCCTGTGAACCGGAAATGGTGATAAGAGGCAATTTAAAAAAAACTCACATACCTGATCTAGGTTACATAAGGTTTATAGATAAAGGCAACGAATCCATCCTGTTTATAAGTGAAGAAAAAATAGTGGGAGCATGGTACCTGGACATAGATACACTGGAAGAATATTATGAAACTAAAGCAATGAAATTGATGATGATCAGACCCGAGTCCAAGGTAGAAATTTATAAGATGAATGATAAACTTTTTAATACCATCCTGGAACTGAATGAGGAATGTAAATTATCGTTACCTGTGGAATTAGACTTCATAATTGATAAATATGATGCAAATAATCCGGTTGACCGGGACAAGTTGTTACTCAAATATGGAATACGAGATCCGTCTGAAAATGACTTAGACACTTTAATAAAGGAATATACAAAATAG
- the phoU gene encoding phosphate signaling complex protein PhoU: MAKKSPRIFFRKRLKELRDYMEEMGKYTLEAYKDSIDVLFNYDEEKIATIMDINEKVDRMNYLLEQKTMSIIASEQPVARDLRFIEASIKVGSHFKRMTGLASNIAEVSKQIKDEKIPETPKKDIEHMADLVGSMVSKSITSFLNQDVETVRELHHDDDEVDDLFDTTLRDITESMFDEKDAIYYMVYLLFVARFLERIADRSESIGNRTVFMITCEQPI, translated from the coding sequence ATGGCAAAAAAATCCCCGAGAATATTTTTCAGGAAAAGATTGAAGGAATTAAGAGATTACATGGAAGAAATGGGCAAATATACCCTGGAAGCATATAAAGACTCCATAGATGTCCTGTTTAATTATGATGAAGAGAAGATAGCCACTATCATGGATATCAATGAGAAAGTGGACCGGATGAACTACCTGCTGGAACAGAAAACCATGAGCATAATCGCATCCGAACAACCAGTTGCCAGGGATTTAAGATTCATAGAAGCATCAATAAAGGTAGGAAGTCATTTTAAAAGAATGACTGGACTGGCATCCAACATCGCAGAAGTATCCAAACAGATAAAGGATGAAAAAATCCCGGAAACACCAAAGAAAGATATCGAACATATGGCCGACCTGGTGGGCAGCATGGTCAGCAAGAGTATCACTTCCTTTTTAAACCAGGACGTGGAAACTGTTCGGGAGCTGCACCATGATGATGATGAAGTGGACGACCTGTTCGATACCACCCTCCGGGACATTACAGAAAGCATGTTCGATGAGAAAGATGCCATTTACTACATGGTCTACCTGCTCTTCGTGGCCCGTTTCCTGGAGAGGATCGCCGATCGGTCGGAGAGTATAGGCAACCGGACCGTGTTCATGATCACCTGTGAACAGCCTATATAA
- a CDS encoding DNA ligase — MAEDKLTKYREKRDFNVTPEPHTSKKTSEKPRFVVQKHKSRNLHYDFRLEVDGVLKSWAVPKGPSVDYTQKRLAIPTEDHPVDYIDFEGIIPEGNYGAGTVIVWDTGTYRNLKEKDGQKVPMEKTIEDGHVEFYLEGEKIKGAYALIHTGREGRKFWLFFKMKELNRNTRDILTERPESVLSGKTIEELEKG, encoded by the coding sequence ATGGCGGAAGATAAATTAACCAAGTACAGGGAAAAACGTGACTTCAACGTTACCCCGGAACCCCACACCAGCAAAAAAACATCCGAAAAACCCAGGTTCGTGGTGCAGAAGCATAAATCCCGGAATCTACACTACGATTTCCGCCTGGAGGTAGATGGTGTTTTAAAATCCTGGGCCGTGCCCAAGGGACCGTCGGTTGATTACACCCAGAAACGACTGGCCATACCCACTGAGGACCATCCCGTTGACTATATAGATTTCGAAGGCATCATCCCCGAGGGAAACTACGGTGCAGGGACGGTTATAGTATGGGATACCGGCACCTATCGCAACTTAAAGGAGAAAGATGGTCAGAAAGTTCCCATGGAGAAGACCATTGAAGATGGTCATGTGGAGTTCTATCTGGAAGGAGAGAAAATCAAGGGTGCCTATGCACTGATCCACACCGGGCGAGAGGGGAGAAAGTTCTGGTTGTTTTTTAAAATGAAAGAATTGAATAGAAATACCAGGGATATCTTAACTGAACGGCCGGAGTCTGTTCTAAGTGGGAAGACCATTGAAGAATTAGAAAAAGGATAA
- a CDS encoding fumarate hydratase, with the protein MITQKQVEGVICNLFKQAVIELPSDVRKALEEAYKREEQDIARTNLEAILENIQAAEELEIPMCQDTGLPIVFVKLGKVEVENLYQGVRKGVEKATKEIPLRPNVVDPLTRVNTGNNLGKLIPQIDVELVEGEYIEFTVFPKGFGSENNNALMMGLPGDGVEGIKKFVVDTVIKAGGKPCPPTVVGVGIGGSSDMAMKLAKKALLREVGVLHNEERIAELEKEILKLINDTGIGPMGLGGKTTALDVKIEYADTHTAGLPVGVCIQCWADRHASAVLKP; encoded by the coding sequence ATGATCACCCAAAAACAAGTAGAAGGCGTTATCTGCAACCTTTTCAAGCAAGCTGTAATAGAACTACCTTCAGATGTTCGAAAAGCCCTGGAAGAAGCCTATAAAAGGGAAGAACAGGATATTGCTCGGACAAATTTAGAGGCAATTCTCGAGAACATCCAAGCCGCGGAGGAACTGGAAATCCCCATGTGCCAGGACACCGGCCTCCCCATCGTATTTGTGAAACTCGGAAAGGTGGAAGTGGAAAACCTCTACCAAGGCGTAAGAAAGGGTGTAGAAAAGGCCACTAAGGAAATTCCCCTGAGACCCAACGTAGTCGACCCCCTGACCCGGGTGAACACCGGTAACAACCTGGGTAAACTTATCCCCCAGATTGACGTGGAACTGGTTGAAGGGGAATACATAGAGTTCACGGTTTTTCCCAAGGGTTTTGGCTCGGAAAATAACAACGCCCTAATGATGGGACTCCCGGGTGATGGGGTGGAAGGGATCAAAAAGTTCGTGGTGGATACCGTGATAAAAGCAGGTGGAAAACCCTGTCCACCAACCGTGGTAGGTGTAGGAATTGGTGGATCATCTGATATGGCCATGAAGCTTGCAAAGAAAGCATTGCTTCGGGAAGTTGGTGTACTCCACAACGAAGAGAGAATCGCTGAACTGGAGAAAGAGATACTAAAACTAATTAACGATACAGGCATTGGGCCCATGGGTTTAGGTGGTAAGACCACTGCCCTGGATGTTAAAATAGAATACGCAGATACACATACAGCAGGCCTACCAGTGGGGGTTTGTATCCAGTGCTGGGCTGACAGGCACGCCAGTGCTGTTTTGAAGCCTTAG
- a CDS encoding methyltransferase domain-containing protein, whose product MHKGKNGKIWFLGRSYQEYVKMFSLKEEELRDIRILDCAAGASSFTPHLLKKGYDSTAVDILYGKSVEETKEQCVNDFHTLMKMHAGLTHKVDWSFFQDPEDMVQQRISVYEEFLDSYAQYKDERYIKAALPELPFGDNSFDLVLSSHLLFIYEDRLGYDFHRDSILEMLRITSSEVRIYPILKLHGESESSFLPSLMDELGDKADFNMEKVDYQFRRGSDEMLKINKK is encoded by the coding sequence ATGCATAAGGGTAAAAATGGGAAGATATGGTTCCTGGGCCGCAGTTACCAGGAATATGTGAAGATGTTCTCTTTAAAGGAAGAAGAGTTGAGGGATATCCGTATTTTAGACTGTGCAGCAGGTGCAAGTTCATTCACTCCCCACCTGCTTAAGAAGGGCTATGATAGCACGGCTGTGGATATTTTATATGGTAAAAGTGTGGAGGAAACTAAAGAACAGTGTGTAAATGATTTCCATACTCTTATGAAGATGCATGCTGGTTTAACCCATAAGGTGGACTGGAGTTTTTTCCAGGACCCGGAGGACATGGTCCAGCAGCGCATTTCGGTTTATGAAGAGTTTCTAGATAGCTATGCACAGTATAAAGATGAAAGGTACATTAAAGCTGCTCTCCCAGAATTGCCCTTTGGTGATAACAGTTTCGACCTGGTTTTATCTTCCCATCTGCTTTTTATATATGAGGATCGGCTGGGTTATGATTTTCACCGGGATTCTATACTGGAGATGTTGAGGATTACTTCTTCTGAGGTTAGAATTTATCCTATTTTAAAGCTCCATGGTGAATCTGAATCATCATTTCTGCCCAGTTTAATGGATGAATTAGGCGATAAAGCAGATTTTAACATGGAAAAGGTAGACTACCAGTTCCGCAGGGGTAGTGATGAAATGCTGAAGATTAATAAGAAATAG
- a CDS encoding PQQ-binding-like beta-propeller repeat protein, producing MLNTKKFAILAITLLIVAVILLSNPVSAAGLADSAQPKFHHDQNNTGQSVYNGPQNNETKWNYTTNNMIGYSSPSIDKNGTVYVGSGDGYLYAFTSAGKLKWRYKTGDAVQSSPTIDSNGNIYFGSCDNWLYVITSAGKLKWRYKTGSAVESSPTIDSNGNIYFGSCDGKVYALNSTGKIKWKYQTGNFIISSPALGSDGTIYVGSEDQYFYAISSAGKLKWRYKTGKAIYSDPVIHNGTIYTGSGDGYLYALTSAGKLKWKYKTGKEIYSLAAGKNGIIYVGNKDGKLYAINSSGKLQWTYTTGNTIRSSPTIGSNGTIYFGSYDGKLYALNSSGKLIWQYQTGSGIEGSPAITSDGTLYFGSHNSKVYAIQDVYVYATPKAGSYNKSQKITLTTNRTGIIYYTLNGTTPTTNSAQYTKAISITNSTTVKCFAVDTAGYKSQIYTQKYTIETVPPTVVSVDPTNNKVINVANKALVITFSENIKAGSAFTSIKVTNPDGVAVKPLYKVINGKTLTLTRNGYYINGLTYTITLPTGSITDTAGNNINTYTSKFKMDFVKPTVSSVNPTNNKVINVANKALVITFSEKIKAGSAFSNIKVTNPDGVKVNPLYKVINGKTLTLTRNGYYINGLTYTITLPTGSITDTAGNTLKTAFTSKFKIDTTKPKITSTNPANKAVNIPRNKVIKVIFNENIKASSKYWIELKTSNGTSVTIKKSINGKVLTITPTAQLKANTKYYLILHTGSVTDTSGNPLAAKTINFTTRRT from the coding sequence ATGTTAAATACAAAAAAATTCGCTATCCTTGCCATAACACTACTTATAGTAGCCGTAATCTTACTTTCTAATCCTGTATCTGCAGCAGGATTGGCAGACAGTGCTCAACCTAAATTCCATCACGACCAGAACAACACCGGCCAATCAGTTTACAATGGACCCCAGAACAACGAAACCAAATGGAACTACACCACCAATAATATGATCGGTTATTCTTCCCCATCCATCGATAAAAACGGCACGGTATATGTGGGTAGTGGAGATGGCTATTTATACGCCTTCACCTCTGCTGGAAAACTGAAATGGAGATATAAAACTGGCGACGCTGTTCAATCATCCCCCACCATCGATAGTAACGGTAACATATACTTTGGAAGCTGTGATAACTGGTTATATGTAATTACCTCTGCTGGCAAACTGAAATGGAGATATAAAACCGGCAGCGCCGTTGAATCATCCCCCACCATCGATAGTAACGGTAACATATACTTTGGAAGCTGTGATGGTAAAGTCTACGCACTCAACTCCACCGGTAAGATCAAATGGAAATATCAAACCGGTAATTTCATAATATCCTCACCTGCTTTGGGCAGTGACGGCACCATATATGTTGGAAGTGAGGATCAATACTTCTATGCCATTAGTTCAGCAGGAAAACTAAAATGGAGATATAAAACAGGTAAAGCTATATATTCAGATCCAGTTATTCATAATGGTACGATTTATACCGGAAGTGGTGACGGTTATCTTTATGCGCTCACCTCCGCTGGTAAACTGAAATGGAAATATAAAACCGGTAAAGAAATATATTCTCTGGCTGCTGGTAAAAATGGCATCATATACGTCGGAAACAAAGACGGTAAACTGTATGCAATTAACTCCAGCGGAAAACTTCAGTGGACCTACACCACCGGCAACACAATACGTTCTTCCCCCACCATAGGCAGTAATGGCACCATATACTTCGGAAGCTATGATGGCAAATTGTACGCTCTCAACTCCAGCGGGAAGCTGATATGGCAATATCAAACCGGTAGCGGCATAGAAGGATCCCCGGCCATCACCAGTGACGGTACCTTATACTTTGGAAGCCATAACAGTAAGGTTTACGCCATACAGGATGTGTACGTGTATGCCACGCCCAAAGCAGGCAGTTACAATAAAAGTCAAAAGATTACTCTGACCACCAACAGAACAGGCATCATCTACTACACCCTTAACGGTACCACCCCAACCACCAACAGCGCCCAATATACTAAAGCTATCAGCATCACCAACTCTACAACGGTGAAATGCTTTGCAGTAGATACAGCAGGGTATAAATCACAGATATACACCCAGAAATACACCATTGAAACTGTACCACCCACCGTGGTTAGCGTTGACCCCACCAATAACAAGGTAATCAATGTAGCCAATAAAGCATTGGTAATCACTTTCAGTGAGAACATCAAAGCAGGAAGTGCGTTTACTAGTATCAAAGTCACCAACCCCGACGGAGTAGCAGTAAAACCATTATACAAAGTAATAAACGGTAAAACACTAACCCTAACCCGTAACGGCTACTACATTAATGGATTAACCTACACCATCACCTTACCCACGGGCAGCATCACCGACACAGCAGGCAACAACATCAACACCTACACCAGCAAATTCAAAATGGACTTCGTAAAACCCACCGTATCCAGTGTTAACCCCACCAATAACAAGGTAATCAATGTAGCCAATAAAGCATTGGTAATCACTTTCAGTGAGAAAATCAAAGCAGGGAGCGCATTTAGTAATATAAAAGTCACCAACCCCGACGGAGTAAAAGTAAACCCATTATACAAAGTAATAAACGGTAAAACACTAACCCTAACCCGTAACGGCTACTACATAAACGGATTAACCTACACCATCACCCTACCCACCGGCAGCATCACCGACACAGCCGGCAACACACTAAAAACAGCGTTTACCAGCAAATTCAAAATCGACACCACCAAACCCAAAATAACCAGCACCAACCCAGCCAACAAAGCAGTCAACATACCACGCAACAAAGTAATCAAAGTAATCTTCAACGAAAACATCAAAGCAAGCAGCAAATACTGGATCGAACTAAAAACAAGCAATGGAACCTCAGTAACCATCAAAAAATCCATAAACGGCAAAGTCTTAACCATAACACCAACAGCACAGTTAAAAGCCAACACCAAATACTACCTTATACTACACACCGGATCAGTAACCGACACCTCAGGCAACCCACTAGCAGCAAAAACCATAAACTTCACCACCAGAAGAACATAA